CCTCCAGCAGTCCCAGCAGGCTGTTCATGCCGTGCCGGCTGCGGATGTATTCCACCGTAGCTACGGCTTGCAGGTAGGCAAGATGGGCGTCTTCCTCTCCGAAGCGTCCGAAGCCCCGCTCCAGCGCCTGGAGCGGGAAGGCTTTCTTGGCCTGGAATGCCGCCAGCAGTTCCGGCGCGCGCTGGGTCCACTGGCGCGGCTCCAGCATCTGCGCCATGCCTTCATTCAGCCAGCCTGGGCAGCGGTTCTTGGTCATGTAGCCGATAAAGGAGTGGGCCAGCTCGTGCTTCAGAGTGCGGGCGAAGTCGGGCGTCAGCGTGTCGACGCCGCGCGCCCGGATGCGCAGGCGTCCGTCGTACTCGCCACCCGCCCACTCCGGTCCCTCGGTCACGTCCTGGTAGGTCTGGTTGCCGTAGACCATCACCAGCAGGTTGTGGGGCGGCGCGTTGCCCAGCGTGCTGCGCAACTCCATGTACTGGTTTTCCAGCGTGGGCAGGATGCCCCGCTGCAACGCCACCGAAATGGCCGGCCCTTCGTAGCGCAGGGAGAAGTGCGTGCTCTCGCTGTTGCGGAGCTTGTCTTCGACGTTGGCGTCGCGCTCCGCCTTGGCCAGAAGCTTCTCCACATTGGGATTGGGGCTGAGCGCCTGCGAGCGCCTCCAGGCGGCGACGGCGTCGTTGGTCTTCTCCATTTCGTAGAGCGCGCTGCCCAGCAGGCGGAAGGCGGTGGCCGATTTCGGGTCGGCGCGAGTTGCCCGCTGCGC
This genomic stretch from Terriglobales bacterium harbors:
- a CDS encoding tetratricopeptide repeat protein — its product is MRRQPPALLLLTIAVVLLLTASPAVGDTIYFKNGTSIEVANAREIEGYVVYNAGKEVYKVPRSQVERIVKSRPAFSDIQVEKVRSGQAISMPAGSEDFFRTGPPGAGKADSAGELPESATKPTGQVSEPEPVRLSPSELAQIEKQAHPLQAAGAYFSAARYELGQQNPEQALAYLKRALTLVPDHPRLLEWQAHALLQLNRYAEAADVAQRATRADPKSATAFRLLGSALYEMEKTNDAVAAWRRSQALSPNPNVEKLLAKAERDANVEDKLRNSESTHFSLRYEGPAISVALQRGILPTLENQYMELRSTLGNAPPHNLLVMVYGNQTYQDVTEGPEWAGGEYDGRLRIRARGVDTLTPDFARTLKHELAHSFIGYMTKNRCPGWLNEGMAQMLEPRQWTQRAPELLAAFQAKKAFPLQALERGFGRFGEEDAHLAYLQAVATVEYIRSRHGMNSLLGLLEEMGRGVPNQQALRNVLRMDYEDLDKEVAEHWQRTYGKQAAGRR